Proteins encoded by one window of Winogradskyella sp. PG-2:
- a CDS encoding TIGR00730 family Rossman fold protein produces the protein MKSISVFCGSSEGNDAKIISEAYKLGQTFAKRNITLVYGAAKIGIMGKVAEGAIDDGGDVIGVIPVFLKTKEIVHKELTELIITQNMHDRKILMYEKSNGFIIIPGGFGTMDEFFEITTWGQLGLHTKPIGILNINGYYDALIAQCKLMVERGFLKQENLDAVVIDQTIEGLLEQMSNYKPLPAPKWLNKEGL, from the coding sequence ATGAAAAGTATATCTGTTTTTTGTGGAAGTAGTGAAGGTAATGATGCGAAAATTATTTCCGAAGCTTATAAATTAGGACAAACATTTGCAAAACGAAATATTACATTAGTATATGGAGCAGCTAAAATCGGAATTATGGGCAAGGTTGCTGAAGGTGCAATTGATGATGGTGGAGATGTTATTGGTGTTATTCCGGTATTCTTAAAAACAAAAGAGATTGTACATAAAGAACTTACAGAATTAATTATTACACAAAACATGCATGATCGTAAGATTTTAATGTATGAAAAAAGTAATGGTTTTATAATCATTCCTGGAGGTTTTGGTACTATGGATGAGTTTTTCGAAATCACAACTTGGGGACAATTGGGATTACATACTAAGCCAATCGGAATTTTAAATATTAATGGATATTATGATGCCTTAATCGCACAATGTAAATTGATGGTTGAGCGCGGTTTTTTGAAACAAGAGAATTTAGATGCTGTTGTTATAGATCAAACTATTGAAGGACTTTTAGAGCAGATGAGTAACTATAAACCATTGCCAGCACCAAAATGGTTGAATAAAGAAGGATTATAA
- the prmC gene encoding peptide chain release factor N(5)-glutamine methyltransferase gives MKALDLKHIFHKELDAIYGKDEVDSFFYLCIQHYLDVPRFQLTLEPEFTLSNSETDAFFNALEDLNKQIPIQYILGETEFYGLSFKVNENVLIPRPETEELVALVLQNIKNQKLNSKKIKVIDIGTGSGCIAISLAKNLINAEVYALDVSKEALEVAKMNAELNNVELTFIEADILVEFTWDMNFDIIVSNPPYVRHLEKVEIQPNVLDNEPHLALFVDNKNPLLFYKTITNFSVNNLKQNGELYFEINQYLGEETKQLLVDADFADIELFKDLNGNDRMLKGKKNK, from the coding sequence TTGAAAGCGCTAGACCTAAAACATATTTTTCACAAAGAATTAGATGCAATTTATGGTAAAGATGAAGTTGATAGTTTCTTCTACTTGTGTATACAACATTATTTAGACGTTCCAAGATTTCAACTAACTCTAGAGCCTGAATTCACATTATCAAACTCAGAAACTGACGCGTTTTTTAATGCATTAGAAGATTTAAATAAACAAATACCTATACAATATATTTTAGGCGAAACAGAATTTTACGGATTATCATTTAAGGTGAATGAAAACGTACTTATTCCAAGACCAGAAACAGAAGAACTTGTTGCTCTTGTTCTTCAAAATATCAAAAACCAAAAACTAAATTCTAAAAAGATTAAAGTTATAGATATAGGGACAGGTTCTGGTTGTATAGCCATTAGTTTAGCCAAAAATCTAATTAATGCTGAAGTTTATGCTTTAGATGTAAGCAAAGAAGCATTAGAAGTAGCTAAAATGAATGCAGAACTAAATAACGTAGAACTAACTTTCATTGAAGCAGATATATTAGTTGAATTTACTTGGGATATGAATTTTGACATTATAGTGTCCAATCCACCATATGTTAGGCATCTAGAAAAAGTAGAAATACAACCTAATGTCTTAGATAATGAGCCACATTTAGCATTGTTTGTAGATAATAAAAACCCATTATTATTTTATAAAACTATAACCAATTTTTCTGTTAACAATTTGAAACAAAATGGTGAGTTATATTTTGAAATTAACCAGTATCTTGGTGAAGAAACCAAGCAACTATTAGTTGATGCAGATTTTGCTGATATAGAATTGTTTAAAGATTTAAATGGCAACGATAGAATGCTAAAAGGAAAAAAGAATAAATGA
- a CDS encoding GNAT family N-acetyltransferase, whose protein sequence is MRKDTIVIREIELKDNPKIAKVIRSVLIEMGVPKVGTAYEDEALDCMTETYKPSNMSYFVVEAENEILGGAGISPLDNYEGNICELQKMYFLPVARGIGLGTEMMTKCLDFAKQVGFDKCYLETMPYMDDARKIYKKVGFDFIDKPMGNTGHYSCTVWMLKDL, encoded by the coding sequence GTGCGTAAAGATACTATTGTTATTCGAGAAATTGAACTTAAGGATAATCCTAAAATTGCGAAAGTAATTCGCTCAGTTTTAATAGAAATGGGAGTACCAAAAGTTGGGACAGCCTATGAAGATGAGGCTTTAGATTGTATGACTGAAACTTACAAACCTTCTAATATGTCTTATTTTGTTGTTGAAGCAGAAAATGAGATTCTTGGAGGAGCAGGAATTTCTCCATTAGATAATTACGAAGGTAATATTTGCGAATTACAGAAAATGTATTTTTTACCAGTAGCAAGAGGAATAGGCCTAGGTACCGAAATGATGACTAAATGTTTAGACTTTGCAAAGCAAGTTGGTTTTGATAAGTGTTATTTAGAAACAATGCCATATATGGATGATGCAAGGAAAATATACAAGAAAGTGGGTTTTGATTTTATAGATAAACCTATGGGAAATACAGGTCATTACTCTTGTACCGTATGGATGCTTAAAGATTTATAA